One part of the Arabidopsis thaliana chromosome 1 sequence genome encodes these proteins:
- a CDS encoding Bifunctional inhibitor/lipid-transfer protein/seed storage 2S albumin superfamily protein (Bifunctional inhibitor/lipid-transfer protein/seed storage 2S albumin superfamily protein; FUNCTIONS IN: lipid binding; INVOLVED IN: lipid transport; LOCATED IN: endomembrane system; EXPRESSED IN: central cell, embryo; EXPRESSED DURING: C globular stage; CONTAINS InterPro DOMAIN/s: Bifunctional inhibitor/plant lipid transfer protein/seed storage (InterPro:IPR016140), Plant lipid transfer protein/seed storage/trypsin-alpha amylase inhibitor (InterPro:IPR003612); BEST Arabidopsis thaliana protein match is: Bifunctional inhibitor/lipid-transfer protein/seed storage 2S albumin superfamily protein (TAIR:AT1G73550.1); Has 471 Blast hits to 471 proteins in 24 species: Archae - 0; Bacteria - 0; Metazoa - 0; Fungi - 0; Plants - 471; Viruses - 0; Other Eukaryotes - 0 (source: NCBI BLink).): MEINKFLAVVVAVVVLYSVEATAQGGNPQLTACLQKLLPCQPYIHSLNPPPPPSCCGPMKEIVEKDAPCLCIAFNNPEVLKALNLTKENALLLPKACGVNPDVSLCSKIATPSPIASPGSTNGTSSASTISFNRFSFLSAFVAMIFF; the protein is encoded by the exons atggagattAACAAATTTCTGGCCGTAGTCGTAGCCGTCGTGGTCCTCTACTCCGTCGAAGCGACGGCACAAGGAGGAAACCCTCAGTTGACGGCTTGTCTGCAGAAACTGCTGCCGTGTCAGCCGTACATACATTCGCTGAATCCGCCTCCTCCGCCATCGTGTTGCGGGCCGATGAAAGAGATCGTAGAGAAAGACGCACCGTGTTTATGCATCGCTTTTAACAATCCGGAGGTGCTCAAAGCCCTAAACCTCACCAAAGAGAACGCTCTCCTACTTCCCAAGGCATGTGGAGTTAATCCTGACGTTTCACTCTGCTCCAAAATAGCCA CTCCTTCGCCTATTGCGTCGCCGGGATCAACCAATG GAACCTCTTCCGCTTCAACTATCAGCTTCAATCGATTTAGCTTTCTGTCTGCTTTTGTGGcaatgatcttcttctga
- a CDS encoding HCP-like superfamily protein (HCP-like superfamily protein; FUNCTIONS IN: binding; INVOLVED IN: biological_process unknown; LOCATED IN: endomembrane system; EXPRESSED IN: 6 plant structures; EXPRESSED DURING: petal differentiation and expansion stage, E expanded cotyledon stage, D bilateral stage; CONTAINS InterPro DOMAIN/s: Tetratricopeptide-like helical (InterPro:IPR011990), Sel1-like (InterPro:IPR006597); BEST Arabidopsis thaliana protein match is: HCP-like superfamily protein (TAIR:AT1G18260.1); Has 17442 Blast hits to 7119 proteins in 1241 species: Archae - 0; Bacteria - 12464; Metazoa - 575; Fungi - 642; Plants - 369; Viruses - 21; Other Eukaryotes - 3371 (source: NCBI BLink).): MRVSGQSIIAISLFTLSLYIHRVQARPFVLVLSNEDLNGGFNDNGAYESSDFDEFGESEPKSEEELDPGSWRRIFETNESTVHASASPQYYSGLHKILSAASEGNTTLMEEAVSEIDSSASSGDPHAQSVMGFVYGIGMMRETSRSKSILHHHFAAAGGNMQSKMALAFRYLRQNMYDKAVELYAELAETAVNSFLISKDSPMAEPVRIHIGTEENKDALRKSRGEEDEDFQILEYQAEKGNSVAMHKIGLFYYFGLRGLRRDHAKALYWFSKAEFNGLGYLYVKGYGVDKRNYTKAREYFEMAANNEDPSGHYNLGVLYLKGTGVKKDVRHATKYFFVAANAGQPKAFYQLAKMFHTGVGLTKNLEMATTFYKLVAERGPWSSLSRWALEAYLKGDVGKAFILYSRMSELGYEVAQSNAAWIVDKYGERSMCMGVYGFCTDKERHDRAHSLWWRASEQGNEHAALLIGDAYYYGRGTERDFVRAAEAYMYAKSQSNAQAMFNLGYMHEHGEGLPFDLHLAKRYYDQALQSDTAAKLPVTLALASVWVRRNYADTALVQVLNSLPEVHQKVVEWVENGMLEEGNATILTLFLCLITVIYLRGRQRRQVVLDPVGANVAQPLAAPVAFPQ; this comes from the exons atgagagTCTCAGGCCAGAGTATCATAGCCATATCTCTATTCACACTCTCACTCTACATCCATCGTGTTCAAGCCCGTCCCTTCGTTCTCGTTCTCTCCAACGAAGATCTCAACGGAGGTTTTAATGATAACGGCGCCTACGAATCCTCCGATTTCGATGAGTTTGGTGAATCCGAACCCAAATCCGAAGAGGAGCTTGATCCCGGTTCATGGCGTCGAATCTTCGAGACAAATGAGTCCACCGTCCACGCCTCTGCGTCGCCGCAGTATTACTCCGGACTCCACAAAATTCTCTCGGCTGCGAGTGAAGGAAACACTACATTGATGGAGGAAGCGGTTTCAGAGATAGATTCGTCTGCCTCGTCAGGAGATCCACACGCACAATCAGTGATGGGGTTCGTATACGGGATTGGGATGATGCGTGAGACGAGCCGAAGCAAATCGATTTTGCATCATCATTTCGCGGCTGCGGGAGGAAATATGCAGTCTAAAATGGCACTTGCTTTTAGATATCTAAGACAAAAT ATGTATGATAAAGCTGTTGAGTTATATGCTGAACTAGCAGAGACAGCAGTGAATAGCTTTTTGATATCCAAGGATTCTCCAATGGCTGAGCCAGTTAGAATCCACATTGGAACAGAGGAGAATAAAGATGCACTAAGGAAGTCACGAGGGGAGGAAGATGAGGATTTTCAGATATTGGAATACCAGGCAGAGAAAGGGAATTCTGTAGCAATGCACAAAATTGGACTGTTTTATTACTTTGGTTTGAGAGGATTAAGGCGTGATCACGCTAAGGCGTTGTATTGGTTTTCGAAGGCG GAGTTTAATGGCCTTGGTTACTTGTATGTCAAAGGCTATGGAGTAGATAAGAGAAACTACACTAAG GCGAGAGAATACTTTGAGATGGCTGCTAATAATGAAGATCCTAGCGGGCATTATAACCTTGGAGTGTTGTATCTTAAAGGCACTGGAGTCAAGAAGGATGTGAGGCATGCAACCAAATATTTCTTTGTTGCTGCCAATGCTGGTCAACCAAAGGCTTTTTATCAACTCGCCAAGATGTTCCATACAGGCGTTGGACTTACAAAGAACTTGGAAATG GCGACAACTTTTTATAAGCTAGTAGCAGAAAGAGGACCATGGAGTTCTCTCTCTAGATGGGCTCTTGAAGCTTACTTGAAAGGTGATGTGGGAAAGGCTTTTATATTGTATTCGAGAATGTCAGAGCTCGGTTATGAAGTAGCACAAAGTAATGCTGCCTGGATCGTCGATAAATACGGGGAAAGAAGCATGTGCATGGGAGTGTATGGGTTTTGCACAGATAAGGAGAGGCACGATCGGGCTCATTCTTTGTGGTGGCGTGCCTCTGAACAGGGAAACGAACATGCTGCATTGCTTATTGGAGATGCATATTACTACGGTCGG GGTACAGAGAGGGATTTCGTGCGTGCAGCAGAGGCGTACATGTATGCTAAATCTCAATCAAATGCGCAAGCAATGTTCAACCTCGGTTACATGCATGAGCATGGAGAAGGTCTTCCTTTTGATCTCCATCTTGCTAAACGTTACTACGACCAGGCCCTCCAGAGCGATACTGCTGCCAAATTGCCCGTCACGCTTGCTCTTGCGAGTGTATGGGTCCGCAGAAACTATGCTGATACTGCCCTG GTGCAAGTACTGAATTCCTTACCAGAAGTGCATCAAAAGGTGGTGGAATGGGTAGAGAATGGGATGTTGGAAGAAGGTAATGCGACCATACTAACTCTTTTCCTTTGTCTAATAACCGTTATATATCTCCGGGGGAGACAACGTAGACAAGTGGTTTTGGATCCCGTTGGTGCTAACGTGGCACAGCCCCTCGCTGCCCCAGTAGCATTTCCCCAGTAA
- a CDS encoding Calcium-dependent lipid-binding (CaLB domain) family protein (Calcium-dependent lipid-binding (CaLB domain) family protein; CONTAINS InterPro DOMAIN/s: C2 membrane targeting protein (InterPro:IPR018029), C2 calcium/lipid-binding domain, CaLB (InterPro:IPR008973), C2 calcium-dependent membrane targeting (InterPro:IPR000008); BEST Arabidopsis thaliana protein match is: Calcium-dependent lipid-binding (CaLB domain) family protein (TAIR:AT3G17980.1); Has 4999 Blast hits to 4119 proteins in 258 species: Archae - 0; Bacteria - 0; Metazoa - 2826; Fungi - 634; Plants - 1136; Viruses - 0; Other Eukaryotes - 403 (source: NCBI BLink).), translating into MSLMDNLLGILRVRVQRGVNLAVRDVSSSDPYVVLKLGRQKLKTKVVKQNVNPQWQEDLSFTVTDPNLPLTLIVYDHDFFSKDDKMGDAEIDLKPYIEALRMELSGLPDGTIISTIGPSRGNCLAEESYIRWINDRIVQHICLRLRNVERGEVEIELQWIDLPGSKGL; encoded by the exons ATGTCGCTTATGGATAATCTGTTAGGTATCCTCCGCGTTCGTGTCCAACGCGGTGTCAACCTCGCCGTACGTGATGTTTCCAGCAGCGATCCTTACGTCGTCCTCAAGCTAGGTCGTCag aaactcaaaaccaaagtgGTGAAGCAAAACGTAAACCCACAATGGCAAGAAGATTTGTCATTCACAGTAACCGACCCTAATCTCCCGCTTACTCTG attGTGTACGATCACGACTTCTTCAGCAAAGACGACAAAATGGGAGACGCAGAGATCGATTTGAAACCGTACATCGAAGCCTTACGAATGGAACTCTCCGGTTTACCAGACGGAACCATCATATCGACCATCGGTCCAAGCCGTGGCAACTGCTTAGCCGAGGAAAGCTACATCCGTTGGATCAACGATCGAATCGTTCAGCACATTTGTCTCCGACTCCGTAACGTCGAGCGTGGTGAAGTTGAGATTGAACTCCAATGGATTGATCTTCCCGGTTCTAAAGGCTTGTAA
- the PIN1 gene encoding Auxin efflux carrier family protein (PIN-FORMED 1 (PIN1); FUNCTIONS IN: transporter activity; INVOLVED IN: in 14 processes; LOCATED IN: apical part of cell, plasma membrane, membrane, basal plasma membrane, cytoplasm; EXPRESSED IN: 25 plant structures; EXPRESSED DURING: 13 growth stages; CONTAINS InterPro DOMAIN/s: Auxin efflux carrier, subgroup (InterPro:IPR014024), Auxin efflux carrier (InterPro:IPR004776); BEST Arabidopsis thaliana protein match is: Auxin efflux carrier family protein (TAIR:AT1G70940.1); Has 5945 Blast hits to 4479 proteins in 806 species: Archae - 51; Bacteria - 3010; Metazoa - 784; Fungi - 134; Plants - 814; Viruses - 35; Other Eukaryotes - 1117 (source: NCBI BLink).), with amino-acid sequence MITAADFYHVMTAMVPLYVAMILAYGSVKWWKIFTPDQCSGINRFVALFAVPLLSFHFIAANNPYAMNLRFLAADSLQKVIVLSLLFLWCKLSRNGSLDWTITLFSLSTLPNTLVMGIPLLKGMYGNFSGDLMVQIVVLQCIIWYTLMLFLFEYRGAKLLISEQFPDTAGSIVSIHVDSDIMSLDGRQPLETEAEIKEDGKLHVTVRRSNASRSDIYSRRSQGLSATPRPSNLTNAEIYSLQSSRNPTPRGSSFNHTDFYSMMASGGGRNSNFGPGEAVFGSKGPTPRPSNYEEDGGPAKPTAAGTAAGAGRFHYQSGGSGGGGGAHYPAPNPGMFSPNTGGGGGTAAKGNAPVVGGKRQDGNGRDLHMFVWSSSASPVSDVFGGGGGNHHADYSTATNDHQKDVKISVPQGNSNDNQYVEREEFSFGNKDDDSKVLATDGGNNISNKTTQAKVMPPTSVMTRLILIMVWRKLIRNPNSYSSLFGITWSLISFKWNIEMPALIAKSISILSDAGLGMAMFSLGLFMALNPRIIACGNRRAAFAAAMRFVVGPAVMLVASYAVGLRGVLLHVAIIQAALPQGIVPFVFAKEYNVHPDILSTAVIFGMLIALPITLLYYILLGL; translated from the exons ATGATTACGGCGGCGGACTTCTACCACGTTATGACGGCTATGGTTCCGTTATACGTAGCTATGATCCTCGCTTACGGCTCTGTCAAATGGTGGAAAATCTTCACACCAGACCAATGCTCCGGCATAAACCGTTTCGTCGCTCTCTTCGCCGTTCCTCTCCTCTCTTTCCACTTCATCGCCGCTAACAACCCTTACGCCATGAACCTCCGTTTCCTCGCCGCAGATTCTCTCCAGAAAGTCATTGtcctctctctcctcttcctctggTGCAAACTCAGCCGCAACGGTTCTTTAGATTGGACCAtaactctcttctctctctcgaCACTCCCCAACACTCTAGTCATGGGGATACCTCTTCTCAAAGGCATGTATGGTAATTTCTCCGGCGACCTCATGGTTCAAATCGTTGTTCTTCAGTGTATCATTTGGTACACACTCATGCTCTTTCTCTTTGAGTACCGTGGAGCTAAGCTTTTGATCTCCGAGCAGTTTCCAGACACAGCAGGATCTATTGTTTCGATTCATGTTGATTCCGACATTATGTCTTTAGATGGAAGACAACCTTTGGAAACTGAAGCTGAGATTAAAGAAGATGGGAAGCTTCATGTTACTGTTCGTCGTTCTAATGCTTCAAGGTCTGATATTTACTCGAGAAGGTCTCAAGGCTTATCTGCGACACCTAGACCTTCGAATCTAACCAACGCTGAGATATATTCGCTTCAGAGTTCAAGAAACCCAACGCCACGTGGCTCTAGTTTTAATCATACTGATTTTTACTCGATGATGGCTTCTGGTGGTGGTCGGAACTCTAACTTTGGTCCTGGAGAAGCTGTGTTTGGTTCTAAAGGTCCTACTCCGAGACCTTCCAACTACGAAGAAGACGGTGGTCCTGCTAAACCGACGGCTGCTGGAACTGCTGCTGGAGCTGGGAGGTTTCATTATCAATCTGGAGGAAgtggtggcggtggaggagCGCATTATCCGGCGCCGAACCCAGGGATGTTTTCGCCCAACACTGGCGGTGGTGGAGGCACGGCGGCGAAAGGAAACGCTCCGGTGGTTGGTGGGAAAAGACAAGACGGAAACGGAAGAGATCTTCACATGTTTGTGTGGAGCTCAAGTGCTTCGCCGGTCTCAGATGTGTtcggcggtggaggaggaaacCACCACGCCGATTACTCCACCGCTACGAACGATCATCAAAAGGACGTTAAGATCTCTGTACCTCAGGGGAATAGTAACG ACAACCAGTACGTGGAGAGGGAAGAGTTTAGTTTCGGTAACAAAGACGATGATAGCAAAGTATTGGCAACGGACGGTGGGAACAACATAAGCAACAAAACGACGCAGGCTAAGGTGATGCCACCAACAAGTGTGATGACAAGACTCATTCTCATTATGGTTTGGAGGAAACTTATTCGTAATCCCAACTCTTACTCCAGTTTATTCGGCATCACCTGGTCCCTCATTTCCTTCAA GTGGAACATTGAAATGCCAGCTCTTATAGCAAAGTCTATCTCCATACTCTCAGATGCAGGTCTAGGCATGGCTATGTTCAGTCTTG GGTTGTTCATGGCGTTAAACCCAAGAATAATAGCTTGTGGAAACAGAAGAGCAGCTTTTGCGGCGGCTATGAGATTTGTCGTTGGACCTGCCGTCATGCTCGTTGCTTCTTATGCCGTTGGCCTCCGTGGCGTCCTCCTCCATGTTGCCATTATCCAG GCAGCTTTGCCGCAAGGAATAGTACCGTTTGTGTTTGCCAAAGAGTATAATGTGCATCCTGACATTCTTAGCACTGC GGTGATATTTGGGATGTTGATCGCGTTGCCCATAACTCTTCTCTACTACATTCTCTTGGGTCTATGA